In Crassostrea angulata isolate pt1a10 chromosome 4, ASM2561291v2, whole genome shotgun sequence, one genomic interval encodes:
- the LOC128180243 gene encoding uncharacterized protein LOC128180243 gives MVMNMTSVPIFLTLFAMSQAANPTENCKEILQDFLAGRISSAVGTRQSRNMNRAFQNFTHAMRVSMAEFKEKTEADIRMIKENKHGNGGVVFTRWGKKTCPSNAELVHSGYVGGSLYNNRGAAVEPLCLPREPEWGVYRDGTDGQKAYIYGAEYQTNTISGYMRNFHDHDVPCAVCLIPKKSIVKMFPAKKTCYEGWTLEYKGYLMAGYYNHPAATTYTCVDEHPDTIHGGRKNENGYLFYQVEAICGSLKCPPYVRGRELIMVVPVLPMILFIALAGTNDASSKVILKGTNKSSIVYTRWGKRTCPTNVEVVLSGFTGGSRYDHVGAAVEPLCLPRDPEWGVYKDGINGNKAYVFGAEYETNTSPGKLPTLFEQDIPCAVCLLRNRSVVKMFPARKTCYKGWKLEYHGYLMAGYYNHPAATMYTCVDGDPDTLHGGHANKNGKLFYSVEARCGSLKCPPYVQGRELVCAVCSKE, from the exons ATGGTGATGAAC ATGACGAGTGTTCCTATTTTTCTAACCCTGTTCGCCATGTCTCAAGCTGCAAATCCTACAGAGAACTGTAAGGAAATACTGCAAGATTTTCTGGCAGGCCGGATTTCGTCTGCCGTTGGAACGCGTCAATCAAGAAATATGAATCGTGCATTCCAGAACTTTACTCATGCCATGAGGGTTTCTATGGCAGAATTTAAAGAAAAGACAGAAGCTGATATACGAATGATTAAAG aaaataaacatggAAACGGTGGCGTTGTTTTCACAAGATGGGGAAAAAAGACTTGTCCTTCTAACGCTGAACTGGTTCACTCTG GTTATGTTGGAGGATCACTTTACAACAATCGGGGAGCAGCTGTGGAACCCCTGTGCTTACCCCGGGAACCTGAGTGGGGGGTCTATAGAGATGGGACTGATGGCCAGAAAGCCTACATATATGGCGCGGAATATCAAACAAACACAATATCTGGATACATGCGCAATTTTCATGATCATGATGTCCCATGTGCTGTTTGCCTGATACCAAAGAAATCAATTGTAAAGATGTTTCCTG CAAAAAAGACCTGTTACGAGGGATGGACGTTGGAATACAAAGGTTACCTGATGGCGGGGTATTATAACCATCCAGCTGCCACAACATATACCTGTGTTGACGAGCATCCAGACACCATACATGGGGGTCGGAAAAATGAAAATGGTTACCTGTTCTATCAAGTGGAGGCTATATGTGGATCCCTGAAGTGTCCACCATACGTGAGGGGAAGGGAACTT ATTATGGTTGTACCTGTGTTACCCATGATTCTGTTTATAGCACTTGCTGGAACAAATGATGCCAGTAGTAAGGTCATACTAAAGG GTACAAATAAGAGTAGCATTGTTTACACAAGATGGGGGAAGAGGACATGTCCTACGAATGTCGAGGTTGTTCTCTctg GCTTTACTGGTGGATCAAGGTATGACCACGTGGGAGCAGCAGTTGAGCCTCTCTGTTTACCCAGAGATCCGGAGTGGGGGGTTTACAAGGATGGAATTAATGGAAACAAAGCTTACGTATTTGGCGCGGAATATGAGACAAACACATCTCCTGGCAAATTGCCAACGCTTTTTGAACAAGACATCCCCTGTGCTGTTTGCCTTCTTCGAAATAGATCCGTCGTCAAAATGTTCCCAG CAAGAAAGACGTGTTACAAAGGATGGAAGTTGGAGTACCATGGTTACTTAATGGCAGGATATTATAACCATCCAGCTGCTACAATGTACACTTGTGTTGATGGCGATCCAGACACCCTACACGGTGGTCACGCCAATAAAAATGGTAAACTATTCTATTCCGTAGAGGCTCGTTGTGGCTCCTTGAAGTGTCCACCCTATGTGCAAGGAAGAGAACTGGTATGCGCTGTTTGCTCTAAAGAATAA